From Diospyros lotus cultivar Yz01 chromosome 4, ASM1463336v1, whole genome shotgun sequence, a single genomic window includes:
- the LOC127799188 gene encoding uncharacterized protein LOC127799188: MAPRKDVTRSQVGANLEAPQQGENPPPPANPMPEDRLTRLENQVQQLTELLTGYLHQTEQHRSHVPSQRAEHQSPPPAREPRQSRQTGQEIHSSEAAGSTSAPSRERGTSQERRLRFLEKQVHELKKGKEELLHPGSNQPLKALARANKYINTEEVMKVKRAEQPDRKEREKEKKKLAPEQKTDYRPSRAPDRPSFGGARGSPVNYTPLNTSRAEILLALEDKNYLRRPPPLKSPPNTRSKKKYCRFHRDHGHDTEDCIQLKEEIQELINRGYLRDFVGRGGTSSGKVEPKSEHRGRSPTRDRFRERSRTPPRREGKQPAEEGGQKFILYTLAAGTVPGSHSTAPKSTVKEGVVITFSEEDLPSYPSYSDPLVITAQVGEWEMRRILVDPGSSSEILYKRAFLGMGFTLDQLRPVRVPLVGFDGMVIHSEGLIRLPLTVGSGPHKSRVTLDFLVADVPSAYNMILGRSGLSALRAVPSTYHMVLKFPTSGGIGKVRGDQRQARECYVASLSATMAKGSELDSRPNREAVPQAGQGQMETEQVRNPSIGAGQRSVREEGQNSAAPPTVVTSFILEGPEEPKTSEPVDELEEVPLGEELGRTVRISAKLQEPLRSEILSLLRRYQDVFAWSTLDMPGIDPAIMTHRLGLYSDCVPVRQRKRKFASERAKAIEAEVEKLMEANHIREVNYPEWLANVVLVSKGSGKWRLCIDFKDLNKACPKDSYPLPRIDALIDGTAGCQLMSFLDAFQGYHQIPLHPEDQEKTAFITDKATYCYRVMPFGLKNAGATYQRLVNKLFKAQLGRNMEAYVDDMLVKSLLAEQHPDDLEECLRTLRQYQMKLNPAKCAFGVTAGKFLGFMVHYRGIEANPSKIKAILEMPPPRSIKEVQRLTGRIAALGRFLSRSAERQLPFFKALTRVQNFAWTEECQEAFEQLKRCLVSPPVLAKPQPGESLYIYLAASDEAVSSVLVREEDKIQKPVYYVSKRLAGAEIRYTPTEKLAYALVISARKLRPYFEAHHIIVLSSQPLRHVLGKPDLSGRMLKWAVELSAFDIDYRPRPAIKAQALADFIVEGTLPDEANEGISQTWTLSVDGSSSVGGSGAGLLLQGPDGQAWPYALHFEFNASNNEAEYEALIAGLRLAEQMGVRDLEVYSDSNLIVQQVTGEFEAREDVMAQYLAIAKDLMARFRIVKINHVPRAQNAVADALSRIAASSFPRNSRAVYMESLPQKSIETEAEQLCVEGVESWMDPIVAHLTKGWLPEEELESRKLKRQAAKFLLVGSDLYKKSFTQPLLKCVGPVEADYILREIHEGICGSHIGARSLSQKALRQGYYWPTMMSDAGHLVQTCERCQKTSNLVHTPAAELTHLASPCPFARWGVDILGPFPLAAGQNKYLIAAIDYFTKWVEAEPVATITGRRVKQFLWKSIVCRFGIPRVLITDNGTQFEDRSVQEWCRELGIKQHFTSVAHPQANGQVELTNRTILQGLRARVEKADGQWVDELPSILWSYRTTPRTATGECPFTLCYGSEALIPVEIGVRSYRVEHFDPEINEQGLRCNLDLMDELRDLARIRQAAYNRRIARYYNRRVHARSFMPGDLVLRRFDVSHPRDMNKLTPNWEGPYRVVESLSPGAYRLEDMEGKPLKHT, from the exons ATGGCTCCCCGAAAAGACGTGACTCGCAGCCAGGTCGGAGCCAATCTAGAAGCCCCGCAACAAGGagagaatccaccacctccagcCAATCCCATGCCGGAGGACCGACTCACTAGGTTGGAAAACCAGGTCCAACAGctaactgagttgttgactggttatctaCACCAGACCGAACAACATCGTTCGCATGTGCCCTCTCAGCGGGCGGAGCATCAGTCACCTCCTCCTGCtcgggagcctcgtcaatcccgcCAGACGGGTCAGGAAATCCACTCCTCGGAGGCGGCAGGATCCACTTCTGCCCCCTCGCGAGAAAGAGGGACTTCGCAGGAGAGACGATTGCGTTTCTTAGAGAAGCAAGTCCAcgaactcaagaagggaaaggaagagttgCTCCACCccggctctaaccaacccttga agGCCTTAGCccgggctaataagtacatcaacaccgaagaggtgatgaaggtgaagcgggCGGAACAACCTgacaggaaagaaagagaaaaagagaagaaaaaactgGCCCCAGAGCAGAAGACGGACTATCGTCCCTCCCGAGCTCCCGATCGCCCGAGTTTTGGGGGTGCACGTGGAAGCCCGGTGAATTACACTCCCCTGAATACAAGTCGAGCAGAGATTCTCCTGGCATTGGAGGATAAGAATTATTTACGGCGTCCTCCCCCGCTGAaatctccacccaacactcgaagtAAAAAGAAGTATTGTCGTTTTCACCGCGACCACGGCCATGATACTGAGGATTGCATCCaactgaaagaagaaatacaagAGCTTATCAACCGAGGATACCTTCGGGATTTCGTGGGTCGAGGAGGTACGAGCTCGGGCAAGGTAGAACCCAAGTCGGAGCATCGAGGGAGGTCTCCTACTCGAGATCGCTTTCGAGAGCGAAGTCGAACACCCCCCCGGAGAGAAGGAAAGCAGCCCGCCGAGGAGGGAGGACAGAAGTTTATCTTGTACACGCTGGCGGCAGGGACAGTTCCAGGGTCCCACTCAACTGCTCCCAAGAGCACGGTAAAGGAAGGGGTGGTCATCACATTCTCTGAGGAGGATCTTCCGAGTTACCCCAGCTATTCGGATCCTCTGGTGATCACTGCTCAAGTGGGAGAGTGGGAGATGAGGCGAATCCTCGTGGACCCAGGTAGCTCTTCAGAGATTCTCTACAAGAgggcattcctagggatggggttcACGCTCGATCAGCTAAGGCCAGTCCGTGTCCCATTGGTGGGTTTTGATGGAATGGTGATCCATTCTGAAGGTTTGATCCGGTTGCCCCTGACGGTCGGTAGTGGTCCTCATAAATCCCGAGTGACGTTGGATTTTTTAGTGGCAGATGTGCCCTCGGCGTACAATATGATCCTTGGTAGGTCTGGGCTTAGTGCTCTGAGGGCAGTACCGAGTACGTAtcacatggtgttgaaattccCTACTTCGGGAGGGATTggcaaggtaagaggagaccaGCGGCAGGCTAGGGAATGCTACGTGGCCTCCTTGAGTGCCACTATGGCCAAGGGGTCAGAGTTAGACTCAAGACCGAATCGGGAGGCGGTCCCTCAAGCTGGTCAGGGTCAGATGGAGACGGAACAGGTGAGAAACCCGAGTATTGGAGCAGGTCAGAGGTCAGTAAGGGAGGAGGGACAGAATTCCGCTGCCCCTCCCACTGTGGTTACTAGTTTCATCTTGGAAGGTCCGGAAGAGCCTAAGACTTCAGAGCCAGTGGATGAGCTCGAGGAAGTCCCACTGGGGGAAGAGCTCGGTCGGACGGTGCGAATCAGTGCCAAGTTACAAGAGCCCTTGAGGTCCGAGATCCTTTCACTCCTACGCCGATATCAAGATGTGTTCGCATGGTCTACCCTAGATATGCCGGGGATAGATCCAGCGATCATGACACACCGCTTGGGGCTCTATTCGGATTGTGTGCCGGTAAgacaaaggaagaggaagtttgccTCGGAGCGGGCTAAAGCTATAGAGGCGGAGGTGGAAAAACTTATGGAGGCTAATCATATTCGGGAAGTCAATTACCCAGAGTGGTTAGCCAACGTGGTTCTTGTCTCCAAGGGATCGGGAAAATGgaggctttgtattgattttaaagatctTAACAAGGCTTGCCCGAAAGACAGTTACCCCCTGCCCAGGATTGATGCGTTGATTGACGGAACAGCGGGGTGTCAGCTAATGAGCTTCCTGGATGCATTCCAGGGGTACCACCAAATCCCACTACACCCTGAAGATCAGGAAAAGACGGCCTTCATCACGGATAAGGCTACCTATTGTTACCGagttatgccctttgggctGAAGAACGCTGGAGCTACATATCAGAGGTTAGTCAACAAATTGTTCAAAGCTCAACTCGGTCGAAACATGGAGGCTTACGTGGATGACATGTTAGTCAAGAGTCTATTGGCTGAACAACATCCGGACGACTTGGAGGAGTGCCTCAGAACCTTACGCcagtatcagatgaagctcaacccggccAAGTGTGCCTTCGGGGTTACAGCTGGTAAATTCTTGGGGTTCATGGTGCATTACCGGGGAATTGAGGCTAACCCTTCGAAGATAAAAGCCATACTCGAGATGCCTCCCCCTCGAAGTATCAAAGAAGTGCAGAGGCTAACCGGGAGGATAGCAGCTTTAGGGAGGTTCTTGTCAAGATCTGCGGAAAGACAGTTGCCATTCTTTAAGGCCTTGACTCGAGTCCAGAATTTTGCATGGACAGAGGAATGCCAGGAGGCATTTGAGCAGCTGAAACGATGTCTAGTCTCCCCCCCAGTCCTGGCAAAACCACAGCCAGGAGAGTCACTATATATTTACCTAGCTGCCTCGGATGAAGCTGTCAGTTCGGTTTTGGTACGGGAGGAAGACAAAATCCAAAAGCCGGTCTATTATGTGAGCAAAAGGTTGGCTGGCGCTGAGATTCGTTACACTCCAACAGAAAAGTTGGCCTATGCCCTAGTCATCTCCGCTCGAAAGTTGAGACCCTACTTTGAGGCACACCACATTATCGTCCTATCAAGTCAGCCGCTGAGGCATGTGCTGGGAAAGCCGGACTTGTCGGGGAGGATGCTCAAATGGGCAGTAGAGCTGAGTGCTTTCGACATCGACTATCGACCTCGGCCGGCCATCAAGGCACAGGCTCTTGCCGACTTTATCGTGGAAGGCACCCTACCAGATGAAGCAAACGAGGGGATTTCCCAGACTTGGACTCTCTCTGTAGATGGCAGCTCAAGTGTCGGAGGCAGTGGCGCTGGATTACTACTGCAGGGCCCCGATGGCCAGGCTTGGCCGTATGCCCTCCACTTCGAGTTCAATGCCTCTAACAATGAGGCCGAGTATGAGGCGCTCATTGCCGGGCTCAGACTAGCGGAACAGATGGGAGTCAGGGATCTGGAGGTATATTCTGACTCAAATTTGATTGTGCAGCAGGTCACAGGAGAGTTCGAGGCTCGAGAGGACGTCATGGCCCAATACTTGGCGATAGCCAAGGATCTTATGGCACGATTTCGGATAGTGAAAATCAATCATGTCCCACGAGCGCAGAATGCAGTGGCGGATGCTCTCTCGAGGATAgctgcttcttccttccctAGGAATTCCCGAGCTGTTTACATGGAGTCGTTGCCCCAGAAGAGCATAGAGACTGAGGCAGAGCAGCTTTGCGTAGAAGGGGTTGAAAGTTGGATGGATCCCATCGTAGCACATCTGACCAAGGGATGGCTACCTGAGGAGGAACTGGAAAGTCGAAAACTCAAGCGCCAGGCTGCCAAGTTTCTACTAGTGGGATCAGACCTTTATAAGAAATCCTTCACTCAGCCGCTACTGAAGTGTGTGGGGCCGGTCGAAGCCGACTACATCCTAAGGGAAATCCACGAGGGGATTTGCGGCAGTCACATCGGAGCTCGGTCTCTCTCCCAGAAGGCACTTCGGCAGGGGTATTACTGGCCGACAATGATGAGCGACGCTGGGCATTTGGTCCAGACTTGTGAGAGATGCCAAAAAACCTCCAACCTGGTTCACACCCCGGCAGCCGAACTCACCCACCTGGCTTCACCTTGTCCGTTTGCCAGGTGGGGAGTCGATATCCTCGGGCCTTTTCCACTAGCGGCTGGACAGAACAAATACTTGATAGCAGCCATCGACTACTTCACTAAGTGGGTGGAGGCCGAGCCTGTGGCGACTATTACAGGTCGGAGGGTAAAACAGTTCCTTTGGAAATCCATCGTCTGCCGGTTTGGTATTCCAAGGGTACTAATAACTGACAACGGCACCCAATTCGAAGACCGATCCGTGCAAGAATGGTGCCGAGAGTTGGGGATTAAGCAACATTTTACCTCGGTCGCCCATCCTCAAGCTAATGGGCAAGTAGAGCTTACGAACAGGACCATTCTACAAGGACTCCGAGCTCGGGTTGAAAAGGCAGACGGCCAATGGGTAGATGAGCTCCCCAGTATACTATGGTCTTATCGAACCACACCGCGAACGGCTACAGGAGAATGCCCTTTTACATTGTGTTATGGCTCGGAGGCTCTCATCCCTGTCGAGATTGGGGTGAGGAGCTATCGAGTGGAGCATTTCGATCCCGAAATTAACGAGCAAGGGCTAAGGTGCAACTTGGATTtgatggatgagctccgagaTCTGGCACGAATTCGACAAGCCGCATATAACCGGCGCATTGCTaggtactacaatcgacgagtccacgctaggagCTTCATGCCAGGAGACCTTGTCCTACGACGGTTCGACGTGAGCCATCCTCGGGAcatgaataaactaactccgaattgggaagggccgtacCGGGTGGTGGAATCCCTAAGTCcgggggcatatcgactagaagacatggaaggcaagccCCTGAAGCATACTTAG
- the LOC127799925 gene encoding uncharacterized protein LOC127799925, protein MSTALSFIVFTPPTKLNNGSNISNSPFSLFRSTNFMAKHTPSSLLMANSVRINASSTIGGPIEAADASPAGFLGANDLLIVGPGVLGRSVAQKWREENPDCQIVGQTVTADHHKELIKIGINPSLKGTKPTHKFPNVIFCAPPSRTLDYPGDVREAASSWSGEGSFVFTSSSAPYYCNDNGSCDEDSPVVPIGSSPKTDILLRAEKVVLETGGCVLRLAGLYKSDRGAHVYWLKKGTVDARPDHILNLLHYEDAASLSVAILKKKLRGQIFLGCDNHPLSRQDVMDLVNKSGKFSKTFEGFTGTSGPLGKKLNNEKTRKEIGWEPKYSSFAQFLGVSA, encoded by the exons ATGAGCACGGCACTGTCATTCATCGTCTTCACTCCTCCAACGAAGCTCAACAATGGCTCGAACATCTCAAATTCGCCTTTCTCCCTCTTCAGGAGCACCAATTTCATGGCCAAACACACTCCATCATCGTTGCTAATGGCGAATTCAGTGCGAATCAACGCATCCTCTACCATCG GTGGACCAATTGAGGCGGCGGATGCTTCGCCAGCCGGGTTCCTCGGAGCCAACGACTTGCTCATAGTAGGGCCGGGTGTTTTAGGCCGTTCGGTTGCTCAGAAATGGCGGGAG GAGAATCCAGATTGTCAAATTGTTGGCCAGACAGTGACAGCAGATCACCACAAGGAGTTGATTAAAATTGGGATCAATCCATCGTTGAAGGGAACGAAGCCAACTCATAAGTTTCCCAATGTGATTTTTTGTGCTCCTCCATCCCGAACCCTAGACTATCCTGGTGATGTTAG GGAAGCTGCATCAAGCTGGAGTGGTGAAGGTTCTTTCGTATTTACTTCAAGTTCTGCACCGTATTATTGCAATGACAATGGATCATGTGATGAG GACAGTCCAGTAGTTCCAATTGGCAGCAGTCCTAAGACAGACATCCTTTTAAGAGCAGAAAAAGTAGTACTGGAGACTGGTGGTTGTGTTCTCAGATTAGCAGGACTC TACAAATCAGATAGAGGTGCACATGTTTATTGGTTGAAGAAAGGTACAGTTGATGCCCGTCCAGATCACATCCTCAATCTTTTACACTACGAG GATGCAGCTTCCCTATCCGTAGCaatcttgaagaagaaacttCGGGGACAAATATTCTTGGGTTGTGATAATCATCCTTTATCCag GCAGGACGTAATGGACCTGGTCAATAAGAGCGGGAAATTTAGTAAGACGTTTGAAGGTTTTACAG GCACTAGCGGTCCCCTGGGCAAGAAACTAAACAATGAGAAAACTCGCAAGGAAATAGGATGGGAGCCGAAATATTCAAGCTTTGCTCAGTTCCTTGGGGTATCAGCATAG
- the LOC127799924 gene encoding divinyl chlorophyllide a 8-vinyl-reductase, chloroplastic — MSISVPFNGFTLHSPKVRSCRRLLSSHFINQVQVKSFQYALPLSPLYFSEPSKFSCERLRPITASVTSTLETPKTSFRNKNPKDISVLVVGSTGYIGKFVVKELVNRGFNVIAVARERSGIRGRNSKEDTLEQLNGSNVCFSDVTNLDSLERSLAKLELSVDVVVSCLASRAGGVKDSWRIDYEATKNSLLAGRKYGASHFVLLSAICVQKPLLEFQRAKLKFEAELVKAAEEDDGFTYSIVRPTAFFKSLGGQVELVKDGKPYVMFGDGKLCACKPISEPDLASFIVDCVLSEDKINQVLPIGGPGKALTPLEQGEILFRLVGRKPNFLKVPIEIMDFAIGVLDFLVKIFPSLEDAAEFGKIGRYYAAESMLLLDPETGEYSAEKTPSYGKDTLEEFFERVLREGMAGQELGEQTIV, encoded by the coding sequence ATGTCCATTTCTGTACCCTTTAATGGTTTCACACTCCATTCACCAAAGGTTCGAAGCTGCCGGAGACTTCTTTCCTCTCATTTCATCAATCAAGTTCAGGTAAAATCATTCCAATATGCTCTGCCACTGTCTCCTCTATATTTCTCAGAACCCTCTAAATTTAGCTGTGAAAGACTCAGACCCATCACAGCTTCCGTGACCTCAACTCTTGAAACGCCCAAAACTTCATTCAGGAACAAAAACCCAAAAGATATCAGTGTTTTGGTTGTGGGTTCAACTGGGTATATTGGAAAATTTGTGGTTAAAGAGTTGGTTAATAGAGGGTTTAATGTCATAGCCGTTGCTAGGGAGAGGAGTGGTATTAGGGGTAGAAATAGCAAAGAAGATACCTTGGAGCAGTTGAATGGGTCAAACGTGTGCTTTTCAGATGTGACCAATTTGGATTCTTTAGAGAGAAGTTTGGCGAAATTGGAGCTTTCAGTTGATGTTGTTGTGTCATGCCTTGCTAGCCGTGCTGGCGGCGTCAAGGACTCATGGAGGATCGATTATGAGGCAACAAAGAATAGCCTTCTTGCTGGTAGAAAGTATGGGGCTTCACATTTTGTTTTGCTGTCTGCAATTTGTGTGCAAAAGCCCCTTCTTGAATTCCAGCGTGCGAAGCTGAAATTCGAGGCTGAATTGGTTAAAGCAGCTGAAGAGGATGATGGGTTTACGTATAGTATTGTGAGGCCTACAGCATTTTTCAAGAGCTTGGGTGGACAGGTTGAACTGGTGAAAGATGGGAAGCCTTATGTGATGTTTGGGGATGGAAAATTGTGCGCTTGCAAGCCAATTAGTGAGCCTGATCTGGCTTCCTTTATTGTGGACTGCGTGCTGAGTGAAGACAAGATTAACCAGGTTTTACCCATTGGCGGGCCGGGGAAGGCATTGACGCCATTGGAGCAAGGGGAGATCTTGTTTAGACTTGTGGGGAGAAAACCCAATTTTCTGAAAGTGCCTATTGAAATAATGGATTTTGCTATTGGAGTTCTTGATTTCCTAGTTAAAATATTCCCTTCTTTGGAAGATGCTGCTGAGTTTGGTAAAATTGGAAGGTATTATGCTGCAGAGAGTATGTTGCTTTTGGATCCTGAGACTGGAGAGTACAGTGCTGAGAAAACACCAAGTTATGGTAAAGACACGTTGGAAGAGTTCTTTGAGAGAGTACTAAGAGAAGGAATGGCTGGTCAGGAGTTAGGAGAGCAAACGATAGTCTAA
- the LOC127799926 gene encoding CASP-like protein 1, translating into MASTDKPAPEPEKAAPPPDAPPAPEPEKAVPPPGAPAPPPDYLVVADVVLRVLLFAAALTAVVVMVSAKQTVFVPLTSSSPFLLVPLKAKFRHSPAFVYFVAALSVAGLYSIITIAISFLALLKPSSSTKLLAHFVIFDVLILGIVAAATGAAAAVAYIGLKGNSHVGWTKVCNVYDKFCRHIAGSISVSLFASIVLVLLVILSAYSLSKKIPK; encoded by the exons ATGGCATCTACAGATAAGCCTGCGCCAGAGCCTGAGAAGGCTGCTCCTCCGCCGGACGCCCCACCGGCGCCAGAACCCGAAAAGGCTGTTCCCCCTCCCGGGGCCCCTGCCCCTCCCCCGGACTACCTGGTGGTGGCAGATGTGGTTCTGAGGGTGTTGCTCTTTGCGGCGGCGTTAACGGCGGTGGTGGTGATGGTCTCCGCCAAGCAAACGGTATTTGTCCCGCTGACGAGTAGTTCTCCCTTCCTGCTGGTGCCCCTCAAGGCGAAGTTCCGTCATTCTCCGGCCTTCGT ATACTTTGTAGCTGCACTCTCAGTGGCTGGCCTCTACAGCATCATCACTATAGCAATATCCTTCTTAGCACTCTTGAAGCCAAGTTCCTCTACGAAGTTGTTGGCCCATTTTGTGATTTTCGATGTG CTCATTCTGGGGATTGTAGCGGCTGCAACAGGAGCTGCAGCGGCGGTGGCTTACATTGGATTAAAAGGGAACTCTCATGTGGGGTGGACCAAGGTCTGTAATGTGTATGACAAGTTCTGCCGACACATTGCAGGCTCGATTTCGGTCTCGCTTTTCGCCTCCATCGTCCTGGTGCTGCTGGTCATACTCTCTGCTTACTCCCTCTCCAAGAAGATTCCCAAGTAG
- the LOC127800030 gene encoding CASP-like protein 1E2 yields MEKHESNINGGRRVLEGGEEKMAAAGTMIVEKKTIIRSAAAAAMALRALGMALSLAAAIVVGVDKQTVMVEVSVVDSLPPLHLPVTAKWHHLSAFVYFVVANGIACTYAALSLALTLATKGGRKGLASTIIILDLVMVALLFSGNGAAAAVGVIGFDGNSHVRWQKVCDKFGKFCHQFAAALALSLLGAMAFMWLVVLNALKLHKNN; encoded by the exons atggaGAAACACGAGAGCAATATCAATGGAGGGAGACGGGTTTTGGAGGGGGGAGAAGAAAAGATGGCTGCAGCAGGAACAATGATAGTggagaagaaaacaataatcagatcagcagcagcagcagcgatGGCGCTTAGGGCTTTGGGGATGGCGCTGAGTCTGGCGGCGGCCATCGTGGTTGGCGTTGATAAGCAAACCGTCATGGTAGAGGTGTCCGTGGTTGACTCTTTGCCACCCTTGCATCTCCCTGTTACCGCCAAGTGGCATCACCTCTCTGCCTTCGT GTACTTCGTGGTCGCAAATGGCATAGCATGCACATATGCAGCGCTCTCTTTGGCGCTCACATTGGCCACCAAGGGTGGAAGGAAGGGTTTGGCATCGACGATTATAATCCTAGACCTAGTGATGGTGGCGCTGCTCTTCTCCGGCAACGGAGCCGCCGCGGCAGTCGGCGTGATCGGCTTCGACGGGAACTCGCACGTTCGTTGGCAAAAGGTTTGCGACAAGTTCGGGAAGTTTTGCCACCAGTTCGCCGCGGCGCTGGCGCTGTCTCTGCTCGGGGCCATGGCGTTTATGTGGCTGGTTGTGCTGAATGCTCTGAAACTCCACAAGAATAATTAA